One Natrinema longum genomic window carries:
- a CDS encoding DNA-3-methyladenine glycosylase family protein codes for MATGTIPLDELAGGLDLYRTLESGQSYLWRREDGDMYTDTPAPGTWYSTVVDGAVIRVRTRDGRLEWESTADAEPTVRRLLGLDDDLEAIVAAGPDDPLLAEAYEAHRGMRIVQDPPFGTLISFICSAQMRVGRIHTMVSTLAREYGDEIAFDGRTYRAFPTPAQLATATESDLRELGLGYRAPYVVRTAEMVASGDADPADARDLEYESAREYLTQFVGVGDKVADCVLLFSLGFDEAVPLDTWIKSAIEEYYPDCDRGSYAETSRAIRERFGNEHAGYAQTYVFHHLRTGN; via the coding sequence ATGGCAACCGGGACGATCCCACTCGACGAACTCGCCGGCGGACTCGATCTGTATCGAACGCTCGAGAGCGGGCAGAGCTACCTGTGGCGACGGGAGGACGGCGACATGTACACCGATACGCCGGCCCCCGGAACGTGGTATTCGACGGTCGTCGACGGGGCGGTGATCCGGGTCCGGACTCGCGATGGTCGCCTCGAGTGGGAGTCGACGGCCGACGCCGAGCCGACCGTGCGCAGGCTGTTGGGTCTCGACGACGACCTCGAGGCGATCGTCGCGGCCGGACCGGACGATCCCCTGCTCGCGGAGGCCTACGAGGCCCATCGGGGGATGCGAATCGTTCAGGATCCGCCCTTCGGGACGTTGATCTCGTTCATCTGTTCGGCACAGATGCGAGTCGGTCGCATTCACACGATGGTGTCGACGCTGGCCCGCGAGTACGGCGACGAGATCGCGTTCGACGGTCGGACCTATCGCGCGTTCCCGACGCCGGCGCAACTCGCGACCGCGACCGAAAGCGACCTCCGCGAGCTGGGCCTCGGCTATCGGGCCCCCTACGTCGTCCGGACCGCCGAGATGGTTGCCAGCGGCGACGCCGATCCGGCCGACGCACGGGACCTCGAGTACGAGTCGGCTCGGGAGTATCTGACCCAGTTCGTCGGCGTCGGTGACAAGGTCGCCGACTGTGTCCTCCTCTTTTCGCTCGGGTTCGACGAGGCCGTGCCGCTGGATACCTGGATCAAGTCCGCGATCGAGGAGTACTATCCGGACTGCGATCGGGGCTCCTACGCCGAAACGTCGCGGGCGATTCGCGAGCGCTTCGGGAACGAGCACGCCGGCTACGCCCAGACGTACGTCTTCCACCACTTGCGAACCGGCAACTGA
- a CDS encoding CPBP family intramembrane glutamic endopeptidase — MTISILARYVDRRHVSDYGFSLSPTWTVDVIAGTGLGILLVGIAFGVASQRGTITIVETLSSGAFDSFVVGMGVAVAGWVLVGFWEETLFRGVFITNAAEGLAARGLPPSFVLIGAWASSSAVYGAFHGPLGSQPDGVGLVYALAMTAVMGGLFGLAYVLSGELAFPIGLHVGINFAEVTLFFGEPGGVIASLLRVERTATASAVQFQSLDPMVIFPVFLLGYVAVVGWFYRRGRTLSIAVLSDSSDPHRPASQER, encoded by the coding sequence ATGACGATCAGTATCCTGGCTCGATACGTTGACCGGCGACACGTGTCGGACTACGGCTTTTCGCTGTCCCCGACCTGGACAGTCGATGTCATCGCCGGGACCGGCCTCGGTATTCTCCTCGTCGGCATCGCGTTTGGCGTTGCCTCTCAGCGAGGGACGATAACGATCGTCGAGACCCTGTCCAGCGGGGCGTTCGATTCGTTCGTGGTCGGCATGGGAGTCGCGGTCGCCGGCTGGGTTCTCGTCGGGTTCTGGGAAGAGACGCTGTTTCGGGGCGTGTTTATCACAAACGCCGCCGAGGGGTTGGCCGCTCGCGGACTCCCACCGTCTTTCGTGCTCATCGGTGCGTGGGCAAGCAGTTCGGCCGTCTATGGGGCTTTCCACGGTCCGTTGGGGTCCCAGCCGGACGGAGTTGGGCTCGTATACGCCCTCGCGATGACCGCCGTCATGGGCGGATTGTTCGGGCTCGCGTACGTGTTGTCCGGCGAGTTGGCGTTTCCTATCGGACTTCACGTCGGAATCAACTTTGCGGAGGTGACGCTCTTTTTCGGCGAACCTGGCGGCGTCATCGCATCACTCCTCCGCGTTGAACGGACGGCGACCGCATCGGCCGTGCAGTTCCAGTCGCTCGATCCGATGGTCATCTTCCCGGTCTTTCTGCTCGGCTACGTCGCCGTCGTCGGCTGGTTTTATCGTCGAGGCCGGACGCTTTCGATCGCCGTCTTGTCGGACAGCAGCGACCCCCATCGACCGGCGTCACAGGAACGCTAA
- the gvpO gene encoding gas vesicle protein GvpO, halophile-type, with the protein MAEADTQSQEQCKALTTDGERCSRPAREDGFCYQHDESDPTVSDSQAAQEEEQADEQAESGDIEEPRSRGTATMTAEEMTDPDEVDADVDTDREEIAGVLAVRQTVQSTASQLIGHEFDGVSEISPTDDGWRSVVEVVERRAVPDTQDIIGRYEIELDTDATVHGYRRVDRYRRGDTAQFE; encoded by the coding sequence ATGGCCGAAGCCGACACGCAATCACAGGAGCAGTGCAAGGCCCTCACCACGGACGGCGAGCGCTGCTCGCGGCCGGCGCGAGAGGACGGCTTCTGCTACCAACACGACGAGAGTGATCCAACAGTGAGCGACAGTCAGGCAGCCCAAGAGGAGGAACAGGCGGACGAACAGGCCGAATCCGGCGACATCGAGGAGCCGCGATCCCGCGGGACGGCTACCATGACCGCCGAGGAGATGACCGACCCCGACGAGGTCGACGCCGACGTCGATACCGATCGGGAAGAGATCGCCGGCGTGCTCGCGGTCCGACAGACGGTCCAGTCGACGGCGAGTCAGCTCATCGGCCACGAGTTCGACGGCGTCAGCGAAATCTCGCCGACAGACGACGGCTGGCGGTCCGTCGTCGAAGTCGTCGAACGCCGAGCCGTTCCCGACACCCAGGACATCATCGGGCGCTACGAGATCGAACTCGACACCGACGCAACCGTCCACGGCTATCGGCGGGTCGACCGGTACCGGCGGGGCGACACCGCCCAGTTCGAGTGA
- the gvpN gene encoding gas vesicle protein GvpN, with protein MADDASRKRKVRGKKIRASREQKEGRRAKKELARTAANVGERHDDSPLADPETVVPEPFVETDAVRTLQERITGWLEADQPIHLIGPTGCGKTALALSAAAERGRPVVWLNGDEAVDTAALVGTHAGGERYEEHDRYVGGVDKKTQIVRERWVDNPLSVAVREGATLVYNEFSRSDPAAHNVLLSVFEEGVLERPGKRGEDRTIDIHPEFRAILTSNDAEYAGVHEQQDALLDRFVGVHVDYYDAETEREIVATHVDLSADDIASVVETTRALRDELEIVVGTRAAITAAKGLAVFDGQGEPREAGEFGDETLTNVFTDVLAPKMAGDGEGDIDELRTQIAETI; from the coding sequence ATGGCTGACGACGCCTCGCGCAAGCGCAAGGTCCGCGGAAAGAAGATCAGGGCCAGCCGCGAGCAGAAGGAAGGCCGCAGAGCGAAGAAAGAGCTCGCGCGAACGGCAGCGAACGTCGGCGAACGGCACGATGACAGCCCCCTCGCCGATCCCGAAACGGTCGTGCCCGAGCCGTTCGTCGAGACCGACGCCGTCCGGACCCTCCAAGAGCGGATCACGGGCTGGCTCGAGGCGGATCAGCCGATTCACCTGATCGGGCCGACGGGCTGTGGCAAGACGGCGCTCGCGCTGTCGGCCGCCGCCGAACGCGGTCGGCCGGTCGTCTGGCTCAACGGTGACGAGGCAGTCGACACCGCCGCACTCGTGGGCACCCACGCCGGCGGCGAACGCTACGAAGAACACGACCGATACGTCGGCGGCGTCGACAAGAAGACCCAGATCGTCCGCGAGCGGTGGGTGGACAACCCGCTGTCTGTCGCCGTCCGGGAGGGCGCGACGCTCGTCTACAACGAGTTCTCGCGAAGCGATCCCGCCGCTCACAACGTCTTGCTGTCGGTGTTCGAGGAGGGCGTTCTGGAGCGACCCGGCAAACGCGGCGAGGACCGGACGATCGACATCCATCCGGAATTCCGGGCGATCCTCACGTCGAACGACGCCGAGTACGCCGGCGTCCACGAACAACAGGACGCGCTGCTCGACCGGTTCGTCGGCGTCCACGTCGACTACTACGACGCGGAAACCGAACGCGAGATCGTCGCCACACACGTCGACCTCTCCGCGGACGACATCGCGAGCGTCGTCGAAACGACGCGAGCGCTTCGGGACGAACTCGAGATCGTGGTCGGGACCCGTGCCGCGATCACCGCCGCGAAAGGGCTTGCCGTCTTCGACGGCCAGGGCGAGCCCCGGGAGGCCGGGGAGTTCGGCGACGAGACGCTGACCAACGTCTTCACCGACGTGCTCGCACCGAAGATGGCAGGGGACGGCGAGGGCGACATCGACGAGCTGCGAACGCAGATCGCCGAGACGATCTGA
- the gvpA gene encoding gas vesicle protein GvpA, which produces MAQPQRRPDSSSLAEVLDRVLDKGVVIDIWARISVVGIELITIEARVVVASVDTFLHYAEEIAKIEQATAEGDLEELEELEVEPRAESSPKSAE; this is translated from the coding sequence ATGGCGCAACCACAACGAAGACCCGACTCCTCGAGTCTCGCGGAGGTACTGGACCGCGTCCTCGACAAGGGCGTCGTTATCGACATCTGGGCGCGAATCTCGGTCGTCGGGATCGAACTCATAACGATCGAGGCCCGCGTCGTGGTCGCCTCGGTCGACACCTTCCTCCACTACGCGGAGGAAATCGCGAAAATAGAGCAAGCCACCGCGGAAGGTGACCTCGAGGAACTCGAGGAGCTCGAGGTCGAACCCCGCGCGGAATCGTCCCCGAAATCCGCGGAGTAA